One Zea mays cultivar B73 unplaced genomic scaffold, Zm-B73-REFERENCE-NAM-5.0 scaffold_72, whole genome shotgun sequence DNA window includes the following coding sequences:
- the LOC118475843 gene encoding ATP synthase subunit alpha, mitochondrial → MEFSPRAAELTTLLESRMINFYTNLKVDEIGRVVSVGDGIARVYGLNEIQAGEMVEFASGVKGIALNLENENVGIVVFGSDTAIKEGDLVKRTGSIVDVPAGKAMLGRVVDALGVPIDGKGALSDHERRRVEVKAPGIIERKSVHEPMQTGLKAVDSLVPIGRGQRELIIGDRQTGKTAIAIDTILNQKQMNSRGTNESETLYCVYVAIGQKRSTVAQLVQILSEANALEYSMLVAATASDPAPLQFLAPYSGCAMGEYFRDNGMHALIIYDDLSKQAVAYRQMSLLLRRPPGREAFPGDVFYLHSRLLERAAKRSDQTGAGSLTALPVIETQAGDVSAYIPTNVISITDGQICLETELFYRGIRPAINVGLSVSRVGSAAQLKAMKQVCGSSKLELAQYREVAAFAQFGSDLDAATQALLNRGARLTEVPKQPQYEPLPIEKQIVVIYAAVNGFCDRMPLDRISQYEKNILSTINPELLKSFLEKGGLTNERKMEPDASLKESALNL, encoded by the coding sequence ATGGAATTCTCACCAAGAGCTGCGGAACTCACGACTCTATTAGAAAGTAGAATGATCAACTTTTACACGAATTTGAAAGTGGATGAGATCGGTCGAGTGGTCTCAGTTGGAGATGGGATTGCACGAGTTTACGGATTGAACGAGATTCAAGCAGGAGAAATGGTGGAATTTGCCAGCGGTGTGAAAGGAATAGCCTTGAATCTTGAGAATGAGAATGTAGGTATTGTTGTCTTTGGTAGTGATACCGCTATTAAAGAAGGAGATCTTGTCAAGCGCACTGGATCTATTGTGGATGTTCCTGCGGGAAAGGCCATGTTAGGCCGTGTGGTCGACGCCTTGGGAGTACCTATTGATGGAAAAGGGGCTCTAAGCGATCACGAACGAAGACGTGTCGAAGTGAAAGCCCCAGGGATTATTGAACGTAAATCTGTCCACGAACCTATGCAAACAGGCTTAAAAGCAGTGGATAGCCTGGTTCCTATAGGCCGTGGTCAACGAGAACTTATAATCGGGGACAGACAAACTGGAAAAACAGCAATAGCTATCGATACTATATTAAACCAAAAGCAAATGAACTCAAGGGGCACAAATGAGAGTGAGACATTGTATTGTGTCTATGTTGCGATTGGACAAAAACGCTCGACTGTGGCACAATTAGTTCAAATTCTGTCAGAAGCGAATGCTTTGGAATATTCCATGCTTGTAGCAGCCACCGCTTCGGATCCAGCTCCTCTGCAATTTCTGGCCCCATATTCTGGGTGTGCCATGGGGGAATATTTCCGCGATAATGGAATGCATGCATTAATTATATATGATGATCTAAGTAAACAGGCGGTGGCATATCGACAAATGTCATTATTGTTACGCCGACCACCAGGCCGTGAGGCTTTCCCCGGGGATGTTTTCTATTTACATTCCCGTCTCTTAGAAAGAGCCGCTAAACGATCGGACCAGACAGGTGCAGGTAGCTTGACTGCGTTACCCGTGATTGAAACACAAGCTGGAGACGTATCGGCCTATATCCCCACCAATGTGATCTCCATTACAGATGGACAAATCTGTTTGGAAACAGAGCTCTTTTATCGCGGAATTAGACCAGCTATTAACGTTGGCTTATCCGTCAGTCGCGTCGGGTCCGCCGCTCAGTTGAAAGCTATGAAACAAGTCTGCGGTAGTTCAAAACTGGAATTGGCACAATATCGCGAAGTGGCCGCCTTCGCTCAATTTGGGTCAGACCTTGATGCTGCGACTCAGGCATTACTCAATAGAGGTGCAAGGCTTACAGAAGTGCCCAAACAACCACAATATGAGCCACTTCCAATTGAAAAACAAATTGTTGTTATTTATGCTGCTGTCAACGGCTTCTGTGATCGAATGCCACTAGACAGAATTTCTCAATATGAAAAAAACATTCTAAGTACTATTAATCCTGAATTACTAAAATCCTTCTTAGAAAAAGGTGGCTTAACTAACGAAAGAAAGATGGAACCTGATGCTTCTTTAAAAGAAAGCGCTTTAAATTTATGA